Within the Salinibacterium sp. TMP30 genome, the region AGAACACGAAGGATAGTAACGGCACACATCACCGTACAGAGGGGAGATGACTGCACGATATACACGGAGAATGAGAACACACACGTTGCGCGGAATCAGCATCGCGAACGTCAGGACGGTTTTCATTCCTTCACCACGATGCGGTCGATCCCTTCTGCAATCTCAGCGTGTAGCGTAGCCCACTCAGCTTGCGCCGAACCTGCAAGAGCACGAACCACAATGTCCGAACTAACGTCGACATCGTGGAGAAGCTGGAACGCTGCCGCACGAAGTCTGCGACGAACCCTATTGCGAACTACCGCGTTGCCCACAGCTTTGGAAACAATGAAGCCAAAGCGCACGTTGTTTGATCGCTCATTCTTCACCACATGAACAACGCAGTGCGGTGC harbors:
- the rnpA gene encoding ribonuclease P protein component, translated to MLSKANRVTHPSDFRLAVRRGRRYSAPHCVVHVVKNERSNNVRFGFIVSKAVGNAVVRNRVRRRLRAAAFQLLHDVDVSSDIVVRALAGSAQAEWATLHAEIAEGIDRIVVKE